A genomic window from Lotus japonicus ecotype B-129 chromosome 1, LjGifu_v1.2 includes:
- the LOC130730964 gene encoding SWI/SNF complex component SNF12 homolog, giving the protein MNNDGKNVAASSSLFGHSGTATPPQWNHTTNFVSRSNPQAQYPGHFQLSQPQQSQLLAQAQFAQARAQLQSQVVLARLQSQAQIVENLHNANASMANVMSTPAPGSSRRAAQKLPSRFSGSSSTNQSLRASADGGKKREFLEKQIPEKVAALLPESALYTQLLDFEAMMDDELARRKMDVQEAIRCPPHVQKTLRMYVFNTFSKRTKMDCGNESAEEPSWSLKITGRILEDGKDTVPGNLQRSSPPCPKFSAFFKKVTICLDQSLYPENHVIVWDSALSPKQHDGFEVRRKGDKEFTAVIRLEMNYSPEKYMVSTELFKLLGVQVETRPKILAALWHYVKSRNLQSRDDPSFFMCDPSLRRLFGEEKIKFTVAAQKLLPHLSKPQPIQLEHNIKLSGYCPGGTTCYDVLVDVPFPLENEVSAFLASTESPKEMEALDEVICASLKKIQEHRRRRASFLNFSQSPAEYVNTSIASQSKALKLVARDASCNAVKEQRSEFYNKPWVEDAAIRYLNRKTAGSDTPGGN; this is encoded by the exons ATGAATAACGATGGAAAGAATGTTGctgcatcatcatcattgttTGGTCATTCTGGAACAGCCACACCGCCACAATGGAACCACACAACCAATTTTGTGTCTCGGTCAAACCCCCAAGCCCAATACCCTGGTCATTTTCAGCTTTCACAACCCCAACAATCGCAGCTGCTTGCGCAGGCTCAGTTTGCGCAAGCACGGGCACAATTGCAGTCTCAGGTAGTGCTTGCTCGTTTGCAATCTCAAGCTCAGATTGTTGAGAATTTACATAATGCTAATGCTAGTATGGCTAATGTTATGTCAACTCCGGCCCCTGGAAGCTCAAGGCGAGCAGCCCAAAAGCTGCCTTCACGGTTTTCCGGTTCATCCAGTACCAACCAATCCTTGCGGGCCTCGGCTGATGGGGGAAAGAAGAGGGAGTTCCTGGAGAAGCAAATACCGGAGAAGGTTGCTGCACTTCTGCCTGAGTCTGCTCTTTATACTCAGTTGCTTGATTTTGAGGCTATGATGGATGATGAGTTGGCCAGGAGAAAGATGGATGTACAGGAGGCTATTAGGTGCCCTCCCCATGTTCAGAAAACTCTTCGTATGTATGTGTTTAATACCTTCTCGAAGCGCACCAAAATGGATTGTGGGAATGAAAGTGCTGAGGAACCTTCTTGGTCTCTTAAGATAACTGGAAGGATATTGGAAGATGGTAAGGATACTGTGCCTGGAAATTTGCAGAGATCAAGTCCTCCGTGCCCGAAGTTCTCTGCTTTCTTCAAGAAAGTTACCATATGCTTGGATCAGAGCCTTTATCCCGAGAATCATGTCATTGTATGGGACAGTGCTCTCTCACCTAAGCAACATGATGGTTTTGAGGTGAGGAGGAAAGGAGATAAAGAATTCACTGCCGTGATCAGACTAGAAATGAATTATTCTCCGGAGAAGTATATGGTCTCAACAGAATTGTTTAAGCTTTTAGGGGTTCAGGTTGAGACTCGCCCAAAAATATTAGCTGCTCTTTGGCACTATGTGAAGTCCAGGAATCTACAGAGTCGAGATGACCCTTCATTTTTCATGTGTGATCCTTCTCTCCGAAGGTTGTTTGGGGAAGAAAAGATCAAATTCACCGTGGCAGCTCAGAAGTTGTTACCGCATCTGTCAAAACCACAGCCCATACAGTTGGAGCATAACATCAAGCTTTCTGGATATTGTCCAGGTGGAACTACATGTTACGATGTGCTGGTCGACGTGCCTTTTCCACTGGAGAATGAAGTGTCCGCATTTTTGGCTAGCACTGAGAGTCCAAAAGAGATGGAAGCTTTAGATGAGGTGATTTGTGCTTCCTTAAAGAAGATCCAGGAACATCGAAGGAGACGGGCTTCCTTTCTTAACTTTAGTCAGTCTCCAGCTGAGTATGTTAACACTTCGATTGCTTCTCAGAGCAAAGCTCTAAAACTTGTAGCTAGAGATGCCAGCTGTAATGCTGTAAAGGAACAGCGGTCTGAATTCTACAATAAACCATG GGTTGAGGATGCCGCCATTCGGTACTTGAACCGCAAAACTGCTGGAAGTGATACTCCTGGGGGCAACTAA